Genomic segment of Salvia hispanica cultivar TCC Black 2014 chromosome 2, UniMelb_Shisp_WGS_1.0, whole genome shotgun sequence:
TACCCACCTCCTGTAAAATTTGAGTGAATAGTATGTTTTGATGCATATGCCTAGATTTTtatgagacagagggagtagttaaagtaaaaagaaagtaaagtaagatagataaAACCGATTATCTAACTCTGATGTCCAATCCTGAAAAAAAGGTATAATActcgattaaaaaaaatctaagtATTCCTACTCATTACATGACATTCAAAGCTAAAATTTCTCAATCACAAGTCATAACATCCTCAATTAACcataaaaaatcaacatatGACAAGTTGTAATAATCCATAATTAACATCCAAACAACCAAAAACTAAAAGATCAAATAACCTAAGTTTAAATGACATTTGAACTTATGCcttttggactttttttttttgcaaaattgtGATGAATAGTGAAAAAGTATTATGAATGTGATTACACTTTAGTCCAGAGACTactcataatatttttaaagtccataGACTATTAACGTGCAAAATGCAAAATTCATGGACCATTTAAGTAGTTTCCTCAAGAAATTAAGTCTTTGACCAGAAATATGTGGTGCTATTTATTTCATGGTATGCAATAAATATACAACATGCATTCACTATATACTAATTTTGCAGTTTACTAAAAACGAAAAAAGTACCACATACTaatcttgttttgatcatttGACACTTAGTTTAAATTTTGCTATGATAGTTTTGATATGGTTGGAACGTCAAAGTGTGAGAAATTTGGTACAAGGTCcaagtttaaaatttgtgaccactttataaatttgtgagaaataagaaatttcGGCAAAAAGTACGTCAAAGTTTAAATTGATATGGTTGGCATGTCAGTTTggaacaatttttttctcatatttgcATTCCCAAATATCATGTCAATTTTCATAGAAATCTTAAATAGTGAGAATTTGAtgaaagaaaatccaaaatttcgtaatttggtaattagtttttgaattatatcaaatttgaTGAGAATTTGGActatgacaaaatttaaggatACGAGggtgtaattaaatttggaCCAAAGGTTGTATTTCTTGATACaatagtatttaaaatttaatgtaaaaataaaactaatccGAACAGTTTATTTTGACCACATTGATTTCCATTCTTAAAAGTTGGGGTATTGTCCCAGAAGTTCTTTAATCGAGTatggaattaattatataatttcgtAAGAGATATGTTATATTAATATGTGTAGAGTGAAAAATGGCGATTCGAAGACGTGTGAGGAGTTGAGGTGTGTAGTTTGCATGCAAGCAACGTGTTGAAAGCTGCCTCTTCTCAATCTAGTTTTACTTGACAATCCTTTTCCCATTTtcaattcttcattttctgcaACAATAACTTTCTTTGTATACTCACACAGCAACAAATGGAATGTTTTGGAACTCGTCTTGTGCTGCTTCATGCCTTCCTCTTGCTCTTTTCTCTGCAAGTACGCTCTGATGGTAATTAATTCtactccctctctctttctatCTCATCTGAGGACTGATGGTCTTTACTActcatgattttgttttttactacTCAAAGAGACACAGGTTTTACTGATATTGCATTCACTTTCTACACAACTTTTAGAGTTTATACATTGTATATTTTCTTCTGTATTTTAGTTTGGGTACAACTAGAAATTAAGTGGAACATCTTTAGCAAATCATCTTCGAAGACTTGTTTTGATTTTCCCCATCTTCAATATGTGTTTAATTGCGTATTCGATGTACAAGTTCCCTCCTTAAGTGAGACATTACTTTCCGGCataggttttaagaaaatagagttttactccctccgtccgtgaatatgagtcccgttttttcattttagtccgtccgcgaataggagttccgattcactttttccataaatgataatagggtcccaccttccactaactcattccactcacatttcatttaaaactaatatatacaagtgagaccccaattccattaactttttttcactcactttaCTTAACacttcttaaaacccgtgacacctatgaatgagactcctaatggcggacggagggagtattagttaagtggaaagaataaagtaaatataatgaaaaagtaCGGTGAAAAaaaagcaagagagagagtgtagaaaatggaaatgagTCACTTAACAAGTGACACATAGAGTATTACTTTAATCATGCACAATGTTATGACTTATGATGCTATGCGAATTATGCccttttgcctttttttttttttttttttttttttttttttttgttttcattctaaaatttttattgttactAGTGATTTTAGCGCGTTTATTTACATCCAATATGAGATTGGGGTGTAGACTGTAAGATAGAATAAAATGAGGACATATATGTGCAGAAGAACAGGACCTACTACAAGGAATCAACAGTTTCAGGACTTCAGCCAACGCTCCGGCACTGGTGAAGCACGACAAGGCCGACTGCGTGGCTGATGAGATAGCTGACAAAATGGAGGACAAGAGCTGTGGGTCCAGCACGGGGGCGACCATGCAGTCGCAGCTCATGTCGGACTACCCGGCCGTGCTGAGCAAGTGCAAGGTAGACGTGAACACGACAACGGATGGGATGATCCTGCCGGTGTGCGTGCCTAAACGGACAGCGACGCTGGTCCTAACAAACTACACGCAGTCTCAGAACGCAAAGTACTTGAACGACTCCAAGTTCACCGGGGCAGGAATAGGGACGGAGGACGATTGGACCGTCTTGGTGCTGACCACGAACACTCATGGAGGTAGCTTTGCCAGCACAGCTCATCGTTGTCTAACCCGTTATTATGGGCTGTCTATTCTGTTTCTACTATCTCTGGCTTTTGTGTATTAATGGAGTTGCATAATCTGTATTTGGTGAAGTAAAACTGTGTATGTACCGTACGCACTCTAGAGAATTGcatttcaatataaaactaGTTTGTTGTTTTATGTACTTTCCATTTTGCTATCCTCTCATCTGCCAAATCAGCAGTTGTGGGCTCAATCAACATGGCACTAACCCGGTAAAGAGTTCGTAGAGCAACGGGTATGGGAAGTGCACCAACAAATGACGATAGAGATATAAGAGGAAATTGCAAAAGTGCGAGTGAAGTCGGATAGACGAGGGGAAGAACCGTAGTCTACAATTTCTACAAATTAGAAGATggcaataataaattatatattttgaattaaaatgaagCGTATAAACCATTTTGTTTACtttatgtcattttttaaattttctaatctatttatttatttgatagaAAAATGTATCCAAATATAATTTGGAAAAAACTATAAAAGAGATAAAGCAAAATTAGCTGacgaaaaatacataaaaagaatatgtaaGGGGAAACACAAACAATATCCCGTgcataaaaagaatatgtaaGGGCAAACAATATCCCGTGCAAAAGTTGCAAGCATATAAATGGGTTATTCCAACTCCATTAGTATAAGATTTTTTAGGAAATATTCTAAGAGCAAAATTGTGAGAACTTTGCCCAAAGCGGataatatcatactaatgtagAGTTCGGATGTGGACTACCGATCCCACATGATTAGAATTACCAAGCACACCACAATGCTAAAAAATTGTGAGCACAATCTGTGCTCGTAGGCGCTGATACGTGCACAAGATACTCTTACTATCCGTGATGGAAGTGGAATAATGTGGAATGGCTCTCCAAATTATGGAAATTGATCCTCAATCTCTTTGCTTAGATATGGGCGGGCTCATTTGGGAATTAGGAAATTTGATCCTCAATTGAGTCAATCTCTTCGACATTGATAGGGGCTCCTTAGATAATTTATAATCCATCGTCCCTAAACCATTTTTTAGTTGCATTCAAcatcattttttaatctatttttgttatatcCAAACGTACTTGGAATTGCGATGCTACTCATTTAGTAGTACTCATATCACATGCATGATTATGATCATTTGGTAGTGGATGATAAGGATTTGAAGAGAATTATCGGTGGAACCCATCTAAATCTCATTCCCGACGTCGGACGCTGCCGACGTGTCCGCTCTACACACATTCCTCTGCCACGTTTTCATCCTAATCCCTATTTGTAGCGCCACCTCCTCCACCGCTCCATCCCATGCTCCTCTACAAATTATGCTCTTCTCCCCTTCTCGTCTTCTTCCTAAATCCGCCACTCACATTCTCTTTCAAACCCCACATTCTTCCAAAACCACTACGATCCATGGCCTCCGGCAACAATCAATTCCCTCCCCAGAAACAGGATGCTCAGCCTGGAAAAGAGCACCTCATGGACCCCACTCCCCGTGCGGCCACTCACCACTACAAGCCTGCCAACAAGCTCGTGGTTCGTATCCTATCTATCCATCATagatatctatatatttaatatttcgGATAAACCAAAATTGGcttgatttgttgttttgcagGGGAAGGTGGCCTTAGTGACCGGAGGGGACTCCGGGATTGGGCGGGCCGTGGCGCACTGCTTCGCTTTAGAGGGCGCCACGGTGGCCTTCACCTACGTCAAGGGGCAAGAGGACAAGGACGCGAGCGACACGGTCAACATGCTCTCCAAGGCCAAGCACGCTGACGCCAAGGACCCCCTCGCTATACCCACCGACCTCGGCTACGACGACAACTGCAAGCGTGTCGTCGACGAGGTCGTCAACAGCTTCGGCAGGATCGACATCCTCATCAACAACGCTGCCGAACAGTACGAGGCCGGCTCCGTCGAGGAGATAGATGAGCCCCGCCTCGAGAGGGTCTTCAGGACCAACATCTTCTCTTACTTCTTCACCACCAGGTCCGGTCCGTTCCGATTTTTTTTAACCAAACCAAATCGAAATATTGAATTGGTATTTGCAGGCATGCTTTGAAGCACATGAAGGAGGGGAGCTGCATCATCAACACGACTTCAGTGACTGCTTATAAAGGGAACCCGAAGCTGCTGGACTACACAGCGACCAAGGGGGCGATCGTGGCCTTCACGCGGGGGCTTGCGCTGCAGCTGGTGCATAAGGGGATACGCGTGAACGGGGTGGCGCCGGGCCCTATTTGGACGCCTCTCATTCCATCCTCCTTCACAGAGGATGAGAGCGCCAGCTTCGGGAAAGAGGTGCCCATGGGGAGGGCGGGGCAGCCTCACGAGGTGGCGCCCGCCTACGTGTTTCTTGCTTGCAATGTCGATTCGTCTTACATAACGGGCCAAGTCATCCACCCTAATGGAGGATCAATCGTCAATGGCTGATCCGCTCAACTGTGCTTTTGGCTGCTACCTTATGTACCGCTTTATACTTATAGATATGTATGTGTGTTGTAATGTAGACTATGATGCAAGTAGTCACAACAAATGGGTTTCACCTAAATAAACTTTTGTATATGTAGTTCGATCTTTTGCTTTGGCCACTTGCCAGATAAAATCACATGTGAAATCCGGTTTGTGCTGTGCCTTGTCAGAATCATACTGAACACTGCACACAATACTCATAGGCTATTAAAATACTCTTCCCAATAAGTTACTGTCGAAATTTCAACAAAAGACGAGTTCAGAGAACAGGACACtacaacaaaatataactcGGAACATCACCACAAAAAAAAGGTTACATAAATTCACTATGATCATTGATCAAGATTTTTCAGAAATTCAGACATTACAAGCATCTATCTACTGACTCTCTTTAGGTCTAATCTCAATCCCTTGTATAATGATGCCACTCTTCCAATGGCCGCCCTTGACCTCCATCACGCTCACCTCCAGCTCTCCATCTTGCCCTTCTTCTACAAAACACTCTCCCAATTCTACCTCCATCCACCCGTCCCCTCTCTGCTTCGGGTCCTCAGGCTCCTCCTCTGGTAGCATGGCTTCCGGGTTCCGCATTTGAGTTAAGCGGCGGTAGAACAATCCTACACGTCTCGGTACAAGCTGGTGCCTACGCTTCCGTGCTCCATCTGGATCCAAACAAACACTACGTTTCTCACTTTCACTCCCACTCACTTTCACATAACCTTCTGCAGATTGATGATCAAAACCATGTACCATTGACCTGCAAGTGAACACAAGGTATGCTGCATAATTAGTGCCCAAAGATAGCATGCTCATCTCTATCTTCCCTCTTATTTCGAACCAGCAAACGTCGAGGAGCTCTGCCACCTCCGGAAACCTAATATGAATGAGGGTAAGTATCATCCATTTAGCGAAAAGCCCGATTTTGGGTTTAACTGATAATTAGAGGCATTTAGATAACTACCTGGATTCAGGGAGACTGAGAAATCGCCAGTATTGAGGAGTATCTCCCCACACAATGGAGAGGTCCCTTGCAGATAGCATGCAACATTTCTTACCACTCAGCTTCTCCAATTGAAAACTCTGTTTAATGATACAGAGAAAGCATGTCAGAAACAACAATAAAACTTGATGTAGCAAAAGCCTAGCATGAGAAACTCAAAGACCACACAAAAAATGCAGTGTTACAGAAAATGTAATCTAGAATTTCCCTCAGGTAAACCCCATTAAGAGACctagaaaattttcaatcaacCACAATAAATTGGTGTTAGATGCAAATGAAACCAATCTGAAGCAGAAAATCCGAGCTCACTCTAAACAGAAtccaaaaatcacaaaaatgtgagtattaattataatttctcttcgcctaataattaaaaatcctGATGAGGATGTAATCATTTTCAACTATAGATAGCAGCGAAATCGCACAGATAAGAAAATTTGGAAGCGCAGTAGCATAATCCAGCAGACGATCATATCCAATAGCTTGGAAATCATCGCAAAAGTCCAGGCACGCAATTGcatccaaaattaaatcatgatAAACGAGAAAAGTGAGCGACGAACAAACCGACATACCTTGCGGCCATCGTCGATGAGAAGGGGGTGATCGCAGAGGTGGAGATAGAGATCCTTTTTGGAATGAAAATTCGAAAGCAGTGAATCGCCGCCGTCAAGAGCGCGGGAAATTATGTGTAGGTAATCGGAGGGCAGGAAGCGGGCCCAAACGGTGTCGGATTGGGAGGCGGATCGGAATGTGGAAGCGACCGCCGACAGGCGGCAAACGTCCTTAGGGCTGGTGAGCGACAGCGCGGTGGCTAGGCAGTCCTCTGGGAGGGCGTAGATGTCATTCGAACTCTCCACCGCCAtatctctcttctcttctcttctctctagAT
This window contains:
- the LOC125204700 gene encoding uncharacterized GPI-anchored protein At3g06035-like, whose product is MECFGTRLVLLHAFLLLFSLQVRSDEEQDLLQGINSFRTSANAPALVKHDKADCVADEIADKMEDKSCGSSTGATMQSQLMSDYPAVLSKCKVDVNTTTDGMILPVCVPKRTATLVLTNYTQSQNAKYLNDSKFTGAGIGTEDDWTVLVLTTNTHGGSFASTAHRCLTRYYGLSILFLLSLAFVY
- the LOC125205400 gene encoding NADPH-dependent aldehyde reductase 1, chloroplastic-like — translated: MLLYKLCSSPLLVFFLNPPLTFSFKPHILPKPLRSMASGNNQFPPQKQDAQPGKEHLMDPTPRAATHHYKPANKLVGKVALVTGGDSGIGRAVAHCFALEGATVAFTYVKGQEDKDASDTVNMLSKAKHADAKDPLAIPTDLGYDDNCKRVVDEVVNSFGRIDILINNAAEQYEAGSVEEIDEPRLERVFRTNIFSYFFTTRHALKHMKEGSCIINTTSVTAYKGNPKLLDYTATKGAIVAFTRGLALQLVHKGIRVNGVAPGPIWTPLIPSSFTEDESASFGKEVPMGRAGQPHEVAPAYVFLACNVDSSYITGQVIHPNGGSIVNG
- the LOC125205401 gene encoding putative F-box protein PP2-B12 isoform X3, translating into MAVESSNDIYALPEDCLATALSLTSPKDVCRLSAVASTFRSASQSDTVWARFLPSDYLHIISRALDGGDSLLSNFHSKKDLYLHLCDHPLLIDDGRKSFQLEKLSGKKCCMLSARDLSIVWGDTPQYWRFLSLPESRSMVHGFDHQSAEGYVKVSGSESEKRSVCLDPDGARKRRHQLVPRRVGLFYRRLTQMRNPEAMLPEEEPEDPKQRGDGWMEVELGECFVEEGQDGELEVSVMEVKGGHWKSGIIIQGIEIRPKESQ
- the LOC125205401 gene encoding putative F-box protein PP2-B12 isoform X2, which produces MAVESSNDIYALPEDCLATALSLTSPKDVCRLSAVASTFRSASQSDTVWARFLPSDYLHIISRALDGGDSLLSNFHSKKDLYLHLCDHPLLIDDGRKSFQLEKLSGKKCCMLSARDLSIVWGDTPQYWRFLSLPESRFPEVAELLDVCWSMVHGFDHQSAEGYVKVSGSESEKRSVCLDPDGARKRRHQLVPRRVGLFYRRLTQMRNPEAMLPEEEPEDPKQRGDGWMEVELGECFVEEGQDGELEVSVMEVKGGHWKSGIIIQGIEIRPKESQ
- the LOC125205401 gene encoding putative F-box protein PP2-B12 isoform X1 encodes the protein MAVESSNDIYALPEDCLATALSLTSPKDVCRLSAVASTFRSASQSDTVWARFLPSDYLHIISRALDGGDSLLSNFHSKKDLYLHLCDHPLLIDDGRKSFQLEKLSGKKCCMLSARDLSIVWGDTPQYWRFLSLPESRFPEVAELLDVCWFEIRGKIEMSMLSLGTNYAAYLVFTCRSMVHGFDHQSAEGYVKVSGSESEKRSVCLDPDGARKRRHQLVPRRVGLFYRRLTQMRNPEAMLPEEEPEDPKQRGDGWMEVELGECFVEEGQDGELEVSVMEVKGGHWKSGIIIQGIEIRPKESQ